aaacttaattttggagttgattttacgGTATTTTCagcgtagtttctttttcagcattggttTTTTGATCGCTAATAAACCATTTGGCATATAATTAGCTCTTGGCCAACCGATGGGGCCCTTGTTCTTGTAATGACTCATTTCCGTTGTTCAGGTGTTCTGTCAGGAAAATACACTCCAGAAAAACCTCCTACCGGTCCTCGAGCAAACACATATACCCCTGAGTTCCTCACCAAGGTTATATTAGTACATATTACTGAACCCTTAAGCTAGCTAGTTACATACAGCTTCAGCTTGGATGCGCCATTTAGTCTCTGCAACTGAACATTTTTCTTATCTAAAACCTATAAACATGTTTCATGTGCACAGCTTCAACCACTCATGAACAGGATCAAGGAGATTGGAGAAAGCTATGGGAAGAACCCAACCCAGGTGCTTCACCTCATATAATGCTCAGCAAATCCATGCAAGAAAAGGAATTAATATCTCCAAGTAGGATGAGCAGCAACTTGCAAGGAACAGAAGTGCAGTTCCACTGAAAACAGCtggtgttttcttttttttgtttcaggtTTCACTGAACTGGCTGACATGCCAAGGCAATGTGGTGCCAATCCCCGGAGCCAAGAACGCCGGCCAGGCGCAGGAGTTCGCCGGCGCGCTCGGCTGGAGCCtcaccggcgacgaggtcgaagAGTTGCGGTCTCTGGCACGCGAGATCAAGGGCATCAAGATGCCCATCGAGGAGTCATAGACATGTAAAAACTGAAGAAGTTTTTCATGTATATGATAGGAGATGTGTATTGATTGTACCATGCAATAGTAAACATTTTACGGCGATAAAATGTGTAGAAGGTGTAGAAAATGAGTCAGAAATTTCTGCCTGCATGAATAGAAAAGGTTTATATGACTTTGAGCCAGCCCTGCCCAGTGATGATTCAAATGCCTGTACAATGTAACTTTGACGCAAACACGCGTGAACCATTACACACTtgtatttaaaaaaagaaatagatcTCATACGtacgttttatattataagtcgctttaaatttttttctagtcaaacctTTTTAGATTTGaccatttcataaaaaaatagtaacatctaTAAAAGTttcccataaaaaaaacatctatACAAGTTCAGAGACTCTTTATATAAATTCTATAAGTAACATACGCCTGTAGTGACTTTGTCAATCTCTAGTATAGATTTGTCGGCTCAGTCCTCAAAGATGCTTATAGGGGTATGGTTTgtgtgtgttcataggggtgggtgtgcgtgcgttgtgagtgtctgcgttgtactgtgtaatttaaaaaaaaaatgatgatatGAATACTATAAGTTTGATTGAATCTTATCATAAGCACCAGATTTAAACAATAAgattgcaaaatttaattatttaacATCGAAGGAGGCcagaagttcttttttttttctatagaatGATTTTaccgccaaaaaaaaataaattctctctctctctctctctctttttgagTTATTTGGAAGCGATATACCCAGAGCGGCCAGCGGCGCGTCCACGTGTTTACCCGCCAAACACACTTGCCAGTCTACTCTCGCCGGCGTCTTCCTCTCCTCGCCTCGTCTCGTTCGTGGCCAAACGAAGCTCGCGCCTCCCGGCCACTCGCAGTCGAAGCccagcaaccgccgccgcgccgaggccGAGCAACAGTGAGGAGGTAGCTTGCCTGCAATGATGGCCGGGACCCTGCAGGTCGCCGGTGGCTGCCTGGCGCCCCTCCTCCCCagccgacgagcggcggcggcggtacgCCCGCCACGCGCGTCcggggcgtcggcgtcggcggcggcggcggcggcggcggtggaggaggacggcAAGGTGAGGCTGGGTGGGTCGGACGTGGCGGTGACCAAGCTCGGCATCGGCGCCTGGTCCTGGGGCGACACCACCTACTGGAACGAGTTCCAGTGGGACGGTACGTTCGCCCAATGCGCATACTCATCGATTTGCTTATTAACTCTTGATTATTTTTGTGTTATTCCACCTGCAAACCTGCAATCGATCGGGATTGATTGACCAGTTCTTGATTTAGGATCTCAGTAGGAGAGTCTGGAGTCCGGACTCCACCTAATATGTTGATTTTGGGGGAATTGTTGGGATTGATTCCACTCATTGTGTTGTAGAGTTTCATGTAGCTGATGAGCTAGCTTTCAGGTTCAAAGGGGTCATAGTTTTAACCTGTACTAAGGGCTAAGTAGTAATTAAGGCTGTCTAACTGAGGTTTGTAAACTTACTAACCTTGAACTAACAGTGTAGTACTATTTGCAATTGATTTCTGTCCCAAGGTAACTGTAAGTGGTGGTATCATTAAGACATGAACATCCTGGGGCCTAGTCTAAGTAAACATTGCATTGCAATTATGACACTAGActaaacgtcaaatatttatggtCAGGGGGAGTATGAGTTAAGGGGTCAGGTCTCTAGGTGAATCTTTGATCATGAACATGCTCATGGATTTGTTCTCTCTGCTTGTCCTAATGTTGTTGCAACTCGCAACGTTCGAACTAATTACAGATTGTGGAATTTAAGCAACTCGCATTGGAATGTTTTGAGTCTGATTTTTGTATAGTTTGGAAGGCACCAGCCATCTAAGGATGTAGGATCTGAAAGTGTGATATTTAACAAAgttgtctttcttttttgcATTCCTTTTTTCCTGCTACTTGTTATTTGTTTGTTGGGCTGAAATCAGGGTCATACATCCCATGTGCTTGATGTGCATGTTGCATTATCTGCAAGAAACCACGTGCCACATGTAATATGCTTTGCGAAATTTTAACGACCAAACACATGAAATGTCATAAATCTCTGCAATTGTTAGTGAAGTAGACAATTTGCTTAATGTCAATGACAATCCAATGACAAAGATACCAGTGACAGTCCCTTAATATGATGAAGCACTCTGAAATTTGCCAGATAGGAAATTGAAGGCTGCTAAAGGAGCATTTGATGCGAGTGTCGATTGCGGAATAACCTTCTTTGATACTGCAGAAGTATATGGTGCAGGGGTAAGAACCAACCCTGTTCATAGTTTCTGATCATTCTCTGGTTCATTTGAAGGAAAGATCTAACACTGCATTTTGGTTATGGATGTTCTGAAGATATCAGGAGCCATAAATTCAGAAAGTTTACTAGGAAGGTATACAATGTACAACTGTTTGTTGTTCCAAATATATGACGATTTTAGCACAAAATTTGTTCTAAGTTCTCATTTACCATCAGATTCATCAAGGAAAGGCAACAGAAAGAACAGGTCGAAGTAGCCATTGCGACAAAGTTTGCAGCCCTTCCGTGGAGGCTTGGCCGAGGAAGTGTTATTTCTGCACTGAAGGACTCGTTATCCCGCCTTGGCGTCTCCTCAGTTGAGCTCTACCAACTTCATTGGTTGTCTCATTGTCTTTTCACTCCAATATTATGTGTTTATTATTGTTGCTAGTTTATTTAACTGGTGTCATCATCTCCTTTTCAGGCCAGGGATATGGGGAAATGAAGGTATTCTTTAATATACCCATatttaaatactccctccactTTTTAATATATGCTGTTGATTTTTGCATATATGTCTGACCAGTGCAAATATGCAAAAataagttatgcttaaagtatgtttaatgataaaacaaatgacaacaaactaaatggtaattatatgaatttttgaataagatggtTTGTCAACCATATGTTTAAAATTCAActgcatcatatattaaaatatggaggaaaTACATAATAGAAATATTTGAACTGTACTCAGGAAGCAGTGGGAGCAATTACATTGTTCTTACATGATTCAGGTTACCTTGATGGTCTTGGAGATGCTTATGAGCAAGGTCTTGTAAAAGCTGTTGGAGTCTCAAACTACAGCGGTTGTAATCTGACTTCAAGAGTTACATATGATGCAGTTTGTTGTGCTAGTTACCTCTTTTCAGTGAAACTAATTTCAAGAACGCTCTTTCTATAATTTGATACAGAAAAGCGTCTACGGGATGCTTACGAGCGCCTCAAGAAGAGGGGAGTTCCACTTGCTTCAAACCAAGTAAACTACAGTTTGATATACAGGAACCCTGAAGAAAATGGGGTAAAAGCGGCTTGTGATGAGCTTGGTATTACTTTGATCGCATATTCCCCGATCGCTCAAGGTAGAATTCTGATTCTCTGATTCTGTTCTTCACATTACCATTCAACTATATCAAGATCTTTTTTTTGCAAGAAAAATGTTCAATCTAGTAGTTTAAATGAAAATGTCCTATCTTAGAACTGAAATGTTTACTTCATCGATCATCATTCCATTTCTCAAATGAGTGATTATCGAAAATAAAATCCTAGCTTAATATGTCTCCTCTGTTCAGGTGTTCTGACAGGAAAATACACTCCAAATAATCCCCCAACTGGGCCCCGTGGACGAATATACACTCCTGAGTTCCTGACCAAGGTTGTATTTTTTACTAATATTATTATGAGCTTGTTGCATCCTTGTTCACGAACCCTCTCCTATTGCACTGCTGCAACTCTGCTCATTGAAGATGTTTCTTATTCCAAACAGCTCCAACCACTTATTAACAGGATTAAAGAGATTGGAGGAAGTTATGAGAAGACCCCAACTCAGGTGTTCTTGCTGCTCAATATTTCCTTTTCTGAAGTCTACCCATTGCCAAAAACTTAGAATGCAAATTATTCAGACATAGGAGTAAATTGTAAGAGGGAAAAAATGATAATTTCATCTTTCAACAAGCTCAAGGGCTACCTGGAGATCAACAAGATCCCAAATGCTGAAGCTAAAACAACCACTAACACTTTGAATTCTCGGAAATTTGCAGTGCACCAATTTCGATGACATAGTAGTAAGCAAAGTTGCtccattctttttttctcctgCATTTTCTTCAGGTGGTTCTGAACTGGCTGATCTGCCAAGGCAACGTTGTGCCGATCCCCGGAGCGAAGAACGCAGAGCAGGCCAGGGAGTTCGCTGGTGCGCTCGGGTGGAGCCTGACGGATCAGGAGGTGGAAGAACTGCGTTCCATGGCACGAGAGATCAAGCCGGTCATCGGATTCCCAGTAGAGAAGTTGTAATTTCTAGTGAGTTTTTCTTCTACTTTGGGTCTCCGAGAACATCATTTACATAAATACACAATGATCTAGACATACATAGATAGGAACCATGTGTAGTCTTTGGAACTGAAAATTAAGATGTCTTAGAAAATAACCAAAATTTACAGTCTGAGTAGCGTACATGCATGTATGCTCATCGACCATATTACAACTAAGATTGGTAACTGGATTATCTTCAAGAAACCAATGTTTTATTTTCTCTGGAAAAAGAGAAAACCTGTTTGCAATGTAATGAATATGGCCAGTGGCGAAGCCAGGATTTGAgtatgggggggggggggcaacaAACAAGTGATTACACTTCACACGAGGTaaaatatatgttatttcaCTTTACACTGGGTTTAGTACATATTTTTACTTTGCATCAGGGTATATCAAAATAATTTGTGTTTTACACTAGATTGCATCATATAACTGCAGGAAAATCTTATAAACCACGTGTGAAACTTGTGATATTTTTTTACCAAGTTTCACAAAGTTTTATCCATATTTTGTAAAACTTGATGAAATTTCTATAGGTTTGATTATGTTTATCCTGGTGCCAAGTGAAACTTATTTGAAAGCAGCTCGGTAAAAAGTGAAATTGGGTGTGTTTTACCCGATGCAAAGTGTAATTTACTCCAAAATTAACAACAAAGTGCAAGGATTAATATTTCAGCGATTTGAAACTAAAATGACGTGAGAAAGTTTCCTAATCAGCATGTGCAAGCGCGAGCTGGAAATACAATATATCAAACGTATACACAGTAGTAGCTATAGACGGCGACGTAAATGATCCCTGACTAATTAGAGCAagattaatagtatagccaattgctagctccaaatcatctatagttaacttaatagttaattcatacaatatttataaacatatactatacaattaatatctggtcccatctgtcatacacacatgcatcttgtagtccgtgctgtagctggctataaatctgtaacccgctgcttttctctctcttttttttatcttctcgaACTGTGTTTATAACTGGCTTATAGtatactattgtacctgctcttaagcTTAAAGCTTTGAGGGGATCGAGCAATTAGCAAGTGTCTATATGGGTCATTACTGCGTTTTCATGAAgttaataaaattattttaattgcgGCCTCCCACAATTCTTTTTTCAAACGTGTAGGAGACCCGTGCATCATTATATTCATTCATTTTGATCCGCAGGAGTGTTCAAACACGCATAAACAGCACCTTGCAAAATACTATACTAACATAGTACAACATAACATAGATTTGATTTATCATAATACTATGAATTGGACAAACAGCTATTCAGATTtgtaatattaaaatatatcacatccGTATTAGGTTTCAGGGACGGATGAGAGAGTGACTGTCCCAGAAGAAtacatgaaagaaaaaaaaaggggagagaaatagagaagaaaaacagagaaaaaggaaacaagaaaaaggaaagggaagtaaaagagagaaaaggaaagaggagaaaaaacTGAAAGATACACAAGCGtttattgtagtttattttacaaCGCTGGTTATAAAATCGctaataacacatatataaaaattttactaaaGTATTTTTTTAGTTGTTAATAAGTTGTATTCCCTCcgatccaaaatataagcatttttagcatagtaacaagtcaaacatttttaactttgactattaatagcaaaaacaTTAAAAAGaacatgtaaaattgatgttactaaatttatcattaaacaaaccaTCGTAATatataactctttttatttaaaatattttacttttatagatattattggttAAAGTACCATCATTCAGAGATCGTGTCAGGATCTTaaaatatacttatattttaaaatggaatgAGTACATATAAACACATAAGCCAAACAATAGGCTACAACAGAGCAGGCATGCTCGAAGTGCCAGCTGTGGTGAATGATGCCATTGCCGTGGAGGAACAAAGCTCCAGCTCCGGGGACCGACCGGAGAGGGGTATCGACGGCACGGTCAGAGGATCCTTATCCAGTACTTACATGGTGCTCGTTTGTACCCAAGATAATGTTAGAGCACGGAAAAGAACAAAaccattaacacatgattaattaaattttaattattataaatttaaagaAGTAAGTTTACCTACTTACTTCGTTCCAATATAAACTGTAACTTAGTATATATCATATTTACATTAGATTGCACTTATATTAGAACTAGAAAAGTAATATTTTTAagcaatttatatatataaagtttttacgaaacacaccgttaagcagtttaaaaaaataccaataaaaattgaaataaaatatatatcttaATTTTTTTAGGGTGCATATGCGTGCGAGTTGCGACGGTGTACATGTGAGcttggggtgtgtttagtttaaaaataagttaaagtttgaagaaagttaggagtttgaaaaaaaaaagttaaaaatttatgtgtgtagaaaagtttttattGTAATataatgtgatgaaaagttgagaACACCGGGAAACTGAACACGGCCTTGGTCACTCGCTCCCTCCACAGAAAAAGTACTACGCCTACGGCATGGCCTGATCATGGTCAGGTCAGCGGCCACCGCCGGCTTTACGCAGAGCACACAGGCAGAGCTTTGACCTCCCCACGATTCCCCAAAaccgaatattttttttcttcttcttacgGTTCCGGCCGGAGTACGTGCCACTCTACACTACTTGTACTAGAGAAGTATATACGGTACACGGTCTAGGACCTCCGAGATCTCCGCAAGATTTTTTTGCCACGGATAATAAGGGTCCcctgccaaaattttacatCCTATCATATTAAATGTTTAAACAcatacatagagtattaaatataaaaaaaataactaattatacagattgcgtgtaaattgcgagacaaatctttcctaattgctccatgatttgacaatgtggtgctacagtaaatatttgctaatgatagattaattagacctaataaattcgtctcgcagtttacatgtggaatctataatttgttttgttattagtctacgtttaatactttaaatatgttgACACGCTACAACTTTACACCCATAGTCCATAGATTTAAACACTTCCTAAGGCAACTGACAACGTTAATAGTATTAGCTTTGTTTACTCTTATTGCGTCTCGGTGGCATTCGGTCCCAACGTGCCAGCAAGGATTTATGCTGTCACGTTCATCACGGTCGTAGCCGTATGAAGCTCCTCGGCACCCAAGACGGGCCAGCCTCTAGTCGAAGCCGCGTTAGGGACGTCATGCTCCCGCGACGTGatgccccccctcccccaccaacCTCTTCCCTCCGAGCTCTAGCGGCCAGGGTACAAGCACGGCGACGAACCTACCATTGTAGCTCATCGCCACTATGGGTCGGCTCAAGAAGAATCGTCATCGTCATTGAAGAGCCTACCGCCTTGGACAAGCTCAAGCTGACCAGATCCGCGTCGGAGAAGACCGTCCTCACCTTGATCCGGTCCACCAAGAGCTCACCACCCCTATCTAACCTTGATTCACGCAGCCGGGAAGCTCACCGACAATGCCGCCTCGATCTACTCAAGAGGATGTTAGCGTGCGGGAGGAGAGGATGACACCAGCGTGTGGGGGAAGAGGTCGGTTGTGGAAGAGAATGGCACCGACGTGTGGAAGGAAGGGAGGAATGAGCTTCATTGATTGTGGCCCGTGGAAGAAGAAGGGTGGTGGCCGGTTGATGAGTCTCCTATGACGTAAAGTCAGAGGGACATTGTCACTGGCATGTGGGATTCAAGTCATATGAATCCCACATGCCAGTGACAATGTCCCTCTGACTTTACGTCATAGGAGCGCGCTCTATGGCCGGTGGCGCGAGAGAAGAAGGGGTACAACTACTACGTACTGGTACGAATTCTTAAAGGTCTCAACTCTCAACGTTagactttcttttttctttttacgtGTAATTCTCAAATGAGTACAACTACTGCTGGTACTATAATTCTGTTCCACGACGTACTCCCTCACTCTATCCATTAATATAAGCATATGTTTGGTAATTCTCAGCACACGTTACTGTGTCACCATACCGTTTGAAAACCGTTGGCCGCTGATAAAATTTGGTCAAGTTCTGTTATAACTGTAAAGTTcagtttgggtttttttttttaacttgaccGGAAAACTAGGCGATTTATGTTCTC
The window above is part of the Oryza sativa Japonica Group chromosome 7, ASM3414082v1 genome. Proteins encoded here:
- the LOC4342382 gene encoding uncharacterized oxidoreductase At1g06690, chloroplastic; its protein translation is MMAGTLQVAGGCLAPLLPSRRAAAAVRPPRASGASASAAAAAAAVEEDGKVRLGGSDVAVTKLGIGAWSWGDTTYWNEFQWDDRKLKAAKGAFDASVDCGITFFDTAEVYGAGISGAINSESLLGRFIKERQQKEQVEVAIATKFAALPWRLGRGSVISALKDSLSRLGVSSVELYQLHWPGIWGNEGYLDGLGDAYEQGLVKAVGVSNYSEKRLRDAYERLKKRGVPLASNQVNYSLIYRNPEENGVKAACDELGITLIAYSPIAQGVLTGKYTPNNPPTGPRGRIYTPEFLTKLQPLINRIKEIGGSYEKTPTQVVLNWLICQGNVVPIPGAKNAEQAREFAGALGWSLTDQEVEELRSMAREIKPVIGFPVEKL